The DNA region CAAGGAACGAAAGTACGAAACGGAAGTCGACGATGCAGACCTCGCCGGACATCATGTCGAGCCCCTCGATGTAGGAGACGGTCTCCTGCGAGTAGATGACCGGCGCGTACTCGTCCTGCACCGGCGACGGCTCGTGCTTCATGGTCTTGATGATCCACCCCTGCTGACGCTCGAAGCTCTCCCTGTCGGCGTGCACCACCCGCTGCGCGTACGCCACGCCACTCAGCAGCGGCCGCTCGAACGACGTCCTGGCTGTGTAGTCCGCGAACGTGTCCTGCAGAAGAAATCCCACGAAAATAAAGACGGCGGCCGACAAAACAAATCGGCCGAACAGCAATCTGCATCGGCAAATCACACGCGCACACGAGCAAACACAAAAAAAGAGGGGAAAAAACAGCAAAGAGAATTCCATTTAAGAAGTGGCGCAAGGAACGGTCCGCGCACAGTAGCCTATGCCACCAGGGAGCCATGGGCTTGACAGTAATTAAATGAAGTGGAAGCAGCagaccagcagcagcagaggcagagcAAGTACTACTACATGGTCGAGGTGTTATGGCAATGGAAGGAGCAGCAAGGATTTTCCGAAGACGGCGAGACACGCAATTAACTGCGCgcgcagagcatcagagaccacaAACATCGCAGCGGCAGCGAGGGAGGGGGGCGGGCGCGGACCTGGTCGAGCGCGGGCGGGTGCTTCTCGTAGTGGAAGGTGGCGACGAGGATGGCGAGGGCGTGGACGTGGTTGACGGAGACGGCGAACTGGTCCTGCAGCATGCGCGCGCGCTCCTCGCACATGCTGATGAGCCCCTCCTCGGCCTTGCGCATCGCCGCGCGGCGGAAGTGGTAGTGCAGCCCCGCCcagaccaccgccgccaccagcaCCCACAGCACCACCACCCCCCTGCTCAGCCTCACCTTcacgcgccacccgccgccggccccctccCCATCCTtccccgcctcctcctccgccgccgcggcggcctcccccgctccgccgcctcccacccccaTCCCAGTTCCCCAACCTCCGCAGCTTCACATGCGCCGCCGCTCAGGCCACCAACCACTCCTGCTTCCGCCCgctgctcctcctccacctcctttgacagaggagagggagagaggcctCCTCGcctcttttttttccttctctctcctccctccctcGCCTCGCTGCTTCGATGTGTTTTTGTTGGCTTGCGGCTTTTCGCGACGGAGGAGAAAGCAGCCGGGCGCCGAGTGAATCGAATTTCCTGGATTTCACGAGATACGCTGCGACTAAAATAACCCGTGTGTTTTCCCCGCCTCCACCCCGCGGGCGCCACCGGCATGGGACCCGGCCTTTTCGCGGCCCCGCCCACCCCACCCcgtcgccgcgcccgccgctgccgctgctgccCCGGCCGGCAGCTGGTGTCTGTGCCCCGTTGCTATCCCTTATCCGAGCCCCACCGCCGCACCACGTCCGCGCCCCGTCCCCCAGTTTGTGCCCTCCGCCGGCCGGCTCGGCCACACGGCCGGGGGCACGGAGGCCGCCTCCCTTGCGGTTTGGTGAATTTGCCCTGGGCCTTGTTTAGATGCACtccaaattccaactttttacactctctctccatcacatcaattttgggacatatgcatggagcagtaaatgtatgtaaaaaaataactaattgcacagtttaattgtacatcacgagacgaatcttttaagcctagttagtccatgattagataaaatttgtcaaatacaaacgaaaacgctacagtactaaaaagttccaaatgttataaatatttgcgatctaaacggggccctGGTTTCCTAACGGGGTCGGGGGTGGGTCCGCGCGGTCGCCGGCAGTGGTTGAGCAGTTGGTGCGCGCGTCGCCGTCGCGGGGATCTCGTTACGGGGGAGATCCCTTCGCCGCGCGCTCGCCAGGCCCCGCCTGCCCGCGCCCGCGTGGGTGCCCTGGGTGGGGCCGGCGCGCGCAACGAATCCGGCGCGGGTCCAAAAAGAGAGCGAGCGTATCGGCGAGGATGAGGCGGCACGGCAGAGCCGGTGGTCGCCGTCGTCAACAGTCAACAGGGCGCCATGCCCCCCCCCGGGACAAATCTTCTCGCCGATCCGCTCCGCTCCGCTTTGCTGCGATCACCGATGCCCTGTCTTAACATGGGTCAAGTGAAGTGAGGCGCGATTACTGGTCAGGGAACGGAGCCCCTGCGCGTGTTCCCTCTTTGATTATTCGGCTTAAAAGCAACTTTTTATCCCCTTTTTCCCCAACGAGACGAGACAGCACGCGGCTGGGTATTTGCACACCTGCATCGGGATCCGGTCGCGTTTGGTCGCGGGGTGATGGAGCGGCAGTTCGTGCGTGCGGCCTCGAGGTGTTTACTAAAGTGATCGTGTCCGTGGCCGTTGGGATAGCCCCTCTGCACCAAATCCAAATCATTAGCCCCGGCAGCTTATGATCAGCTGTGTCTGGTTCTCCGAGCGGCATAGCAGAACAGCAGCCCATTCATGCCCAATCATTTCCGAAAGCTGGCACTATAGAACAGGTGCACCTAGAAACTTGTAGGCTGTTAGCAGCATCGACGGAAAGGGGAGGGAACATGTGCATATCATATTGTCACGCCCCCAACTTTCTTGGCGAGATGGAAAAGCGAAAACTGCTACGCTAATCGGAGATCCATTGTTCCCGGGATAATGTTCTTGTATTCCACGTCCGAGCAGAACCCCAGCAATTTGTATCCGCCGGACCAAAGTTTAGTCCcatcacatcggatgtttgatACCAAATATGAATATTAAATAaaagctaattataaaattaattgtataaatggaggctACCTCACCAGataaatctattaaatctaattaatctatTATTAACATATATTTACTGTAATACAATATGGTCAAATCATGAACGATTCGTCTCATGAATTAGTCTCTAtttatacaattaattttataatcagtatatatttaatatttttaattagTGTTCAAAACATCCGATGACGGAAAAGTTAGTTGCCTTCGTCCAAACAGCCTGAGGTCCTTGACGACGGCAGGCCGGCCAACCCGTTCAGGCACTGGCTGCGAACACAAAGGCATCGGTTGGAACGCCATGACCCGTGAGCTGTTGGAGGGAGTCCAAAAGCGCGGCAGAGTTGAGGGACCAAACACTTATTTTATTTATATGTATAGTATACCAGTAGCACCGTGCCGTGTTGTGGGAGCGTTGCAGCTTCATATTATAAGAACAGGGCATCTCGAATAGTATACTATCTAGTGTCCGTTTTGATCTGACGAGGACGTGTTGTTTATACTTGTTTCTAGGCCACATGCCTAGACGGCCAACATAAAAAAGAAGCAACCATTTCCATTTGCTATCTGCAACAACTGCAACTGCTCTAGCATCGGCTTGGTCAGACCCCCTCCCAATTCTTTTATGCGCGTTGACTCGACTGGACCGGCAGGTTGCGCTACAGTGCTTGTCGCCCACACGCAAGCACAGGTGCAGAACAGGCACCGTACGCCTGTACGACGCCTTATAAATAAAGCAAGTATACCATACCGTCGTCTACACGGATGTTCCGTCGTGCAGCAGCTGTTTAGCCTCGCGCATGGTCTTTTCTGTCATTCTGCCGTGACCCACCACCGGTGCTTTGTGTGCACTCTACTCTAGTTGGTGGTAGAAAAAAAAATGCGGCGTGATGATGCTCGTATcgaatttttttatatttttttttaaaattgCTCTGATCGACTTTGTTCCGTGGCCATCCGAACGGTAGTGAAACGCCGAGGCGTTCTTTACAAGGATGGTAACAATCACTCTACCGCTTTAGGCTTTACGCCGGCAGCTTCCTACGTCCGGATAGGGCGACAGGGTAGATAGCGGGGAATCCCCTCCTTTCTATCCTGCAGCCTAGTCGACCAGCGTGGGCACTGGGCGGCACACAATGCTCTGGATCAAGAGGCTTCAGCTAACGACACACCACTCGCATGTGGTGATCCCGGCTCGCGAACGGCGAGTGGTTGGAGCAACTTTAGTTATGGGGGGCGCTGCGTCTGTGCCGGCCGGTCGACGTTGCGCCACGACGCGCCGCCGGTCTCACCGCCGAGGCCCGCCACCCGTTCTCCGTCGACTAGCGGCTCGCGAgcaccgtcgccgccgccgccggccagccTAAGGCGTCGCGCGCCCACGGCGACGCTGGCTGGCTTCCGGGGAGCGCGACGTGCACGTATAGTATAGGCCAAAGGTTGCTAGCAGCGACAGAGTCTGAAGGACGGTATGCGGTTGAAGCTAGCTGCAAAATCTGTGACCTTTTCCTGCGTACTAAAGCCAGAACCGTCAAAATGTTGGCGCAGGTAACCCATGTTATCCCCTCGCCACACACACGGAGTCACAAACAGAAACGCACCGATATCTCTGTCAAAATCGACAGCGACCAACCCGGTCGTCCACAACCGGCGGCACGTGCCCAGGAGACGCCGGAGCGAGGAAGGCCGGCCAAAGTGCCCAGGCCGACCCAACCGATCGTCGCGCGCTGCCATCGATCACAGCGACACCACCACCGGCCGCTGCGTACCGCATGGGCGCCTGGCCGGCCGTTGCGGgatgcgcggcgcggcggcgggcgccagCCTCACGGCCGTTGCAGAAGCGCACGGCGAATCGCGAGGCCCCATGTCCATCCACCCagtccgcgccgcgccgcggtgTCGCGCGACCGAGGCCGGTGGCCGTGGGCGTGGTCCCTGTGCCCCGTGCCGTCCCTGCGGCCGGCAGCGCCGAATGCGCCTTCTCGCGTTCGCGTACGGTAGATGCGAGGTACTTGGTCACGGTTTAGTGTCGTGCTGTGGTCCGAGTTTTCCACCCATGATCGATCGTTGATGAGGAGATCCCAGACTCCCAACCTTGGACGGCTGGCTTGGCCCTGTCGTCCTGGCATTGGCTACGAGCTTCGTGCTCGGCGATTCACACGGTATGGTAAAACCGGGAGCACCACAGTGTTACGTGGGAGACCACCATGAGCTGTGATTTTTCTTTTCAAGGGATGGGTCATCTAAACTGTGTGCCATACTAGTTTCTGGTCGGGAGAGAGGAGGAACTTCTCCATCTCTGTCGTCCATTTCTGGCAAGACTAATCCACGTCGAACTACTCCCTATATGGACTGCATCTTGGTTTGAATTTGCTCTAGGGATTCAGAAAACCACTTAACCCAAAGAAGAAACCTTTTTTCTTATCGACAAAGAATGATCGGAGGATAGGAAACAGGTATGCATGATTGGTGATTCAGACCtttttttataaagaaaatattATGGATGAATCAGGGTAGAAAATAAAGTATCTCAATGCATCGTCACAAAACATGCATGTTCACGAATCCTGATTAAAAAGCGAGCATTCAGAAGTGCCCTCACAGAATCACTGCGTATCCCGGAACCTCCAAGACTGAAGACTGCACCAGCACTGTTTCACGTTTCAGGGGGTCCGTGCAAAAGTGCAGAAAGTCTTCGCCGCCATAGTGCCATCCACGAAATCCACTTGGAGAACGACGCCGACCCTGAGCCGTCCGTTCACTCCATCCATCCACCACATCATGTCGAACAGCAGACGGATAACCCGACGCGGCAGCAGCTAAGCTAGCTGCCATGATGGTGTCTCAgaacacgcacgcacgcacgggAATAAGCACCGGGAAGCTTGCTCGTGATGGCTGTCGGCGAAGACAAGCAAGCAAGCCTGTCGATCCGAGTCACCCGGGCATCATGGCGACGGTGAATCGCTCCACTCCCTTTTACAGCACGAAACGTCTCGTGGGAATTTTTTTCTTTCTCCAGGTGCCCCTGCGATGCAAAAGGACGGGGAAAGCCTTTCGTAGTGGATCGCCTGATCAGTAATCCAGACCAAATTCTCTGATGCCGATCGTTTTCTCATTATAATTATAAACTGAATGCTGCGACGTCGACTGCTTGGAAGTTGGAATCCGTTGGTTTCAGCAGTTTAGCTGAGCACACAGATAATTATAAAACCACCTGAAGAAAATCAAGCAGCCGAGTACAGGAGAAGGTGAGGCAGGCTGCCTGGTGTGCGTCACCAGGCACGGTCCACAGTGCTTCACCTACTGCCATCTCCTTACGGACCCGTGGACTCGCGTGCCGCCGTGCCCTGACTTGAACTTGAACCCGTCCAAAGTGGACAAGCCAGCAGCGTCCAGTGCGGTGCACGTCGTGACCAGGCCAGCTTTTGGTAAGCTTCCCGATCAGCAACCAACTTTCCATACCCAACCTGTGGCATACTGGCATGGCCGGCCTGAATTTCCAAGCACAGAAACCTCGCGGCTGCCTTTCGTTTCTGTTGCAAGAATGCCACCACCTACCAATACTGCATCTTCTTCCACCTGCGAGCAAAGCCAGCCTGCCATGTCGCTGCGGATCGGGCACGGCTGGCCACGcagtgaaaccccgccgccgaTTGCCTGCCGCTCGGGAGAAGCCTTTCGCGTGCCGTTCCAACCGAGCGCCCTGCGCGAGCAAGCAAGCGGAGGACAGCCGGCCAGGCGGGCACATTCACGAGCCGGTGAAAGTAGGCGGCGGCTCTCCTCGTGGCCGGTTCAATGCCCTGCCGCTGCCGTgccgcccccacccccccccccccccaccccccgcccgcccgccacaCCCAATGATGACATTCAGTTGCCCCCTTCGGcgagatgaggaggaagagatCAGAGATCGCACGCACGCCGGACCCACCACCAACTGCAACCGGCCAAAAGGGGCCCTTGGATCGTTGCCAGTCCTGTGGAGTGGAGCAGCCGCAGCGCGCGCAGTGCACGGCAGCGAATCGTGCGGCCGAGAAAAGAtgccgccgggggggggggggggtcgagtTCTCGCTCGAGATGGCCTCCCTGCGGCCCCGCCTGCCACCATCAGAATTGGCCGGAACGTCGCCGGCGGAGAGCCGCCTGGGAAAGGTTTCTACACTTGGGACGCCGCGGAGGATCTGTGGGCCGTCCGATCAGCGGCGAATGGACGGCCATCGTGTAAGAAGCGCCCGTTCGAGTGGATCGTGGCGGGTGTTATTCCGTTCCGCTCACCCGCCTGAAGGAGACAGGAGAGCATTCCTGCAGCTTGCGGTTGGGGAACGGCGAGACGAGAGTCACACGTGAGAGATGGCATCTCCAAAAGGAAAAAAGACATTAGAGATGAGATGGGATGGGATAGTATATTGCTTATCACCTATCAACCAAGTGGCACCACACCACCCCGTGCAGAGCGGGGCGAAGTTCAGTGGCGACCTGTCGGGGGTCATGTCAGTACAAGGATGTTTTAGGATCCCGGGCATGTGACGAGAGGCCTACTCTACGAGGCAGGCTAAGCCGGGCGGTCCGGCTTTGTAGGGTGTGTGGTGGTTGGCAGGCAGGCGTACAATTATTGGTCCATCCGCCCCTGACAGCGCCAGCATCACCAGACCATATCAGATCGACGACCAGATCGATACGATCGCAGAACATGTACATGCTCATGGACACGAGTACTTGCGAGTCTACTCGGtactcctcgtcgtcgtcgtcgatgaACATGTTGTCGTCGGGTGGAGGAGGCGAGCGTGCGGGTGGAGAAGTCGACGCCCCCTTCCCTGGTGACACCGACGCACGCTGGGAAGACGATTATTAAGCGCGGTCCGCCTCTGATTAGCTGCCCGGGATCGCGAATTGATGGCGCCGCGATCCGGCCCCGCTGCGGTTGAAACGGGAAGGCGAGAGCTCGGCGGCGCCCGTCTCGACCAGCCCAGCGGCACGCGTCGACGGCGACCGTCGTTGCCAATAATCGCCGTGTCTCCGGGCAACCCCCGCCGCTGCTGGCCCCGGTGGGCACTGCTGCGAAATCCGGTGCCCGCTTCGGAGCCCTTTCGCGTGGCcgagggggcggcgcgcgctGCTGTCGGCGAGCAGTGGGACGGAGAACCCTGTGTGTGAGGGGCGAAGATGCTGAGGCGGCCGGGACCTGGGAGCCGGCGGTCGTCCGTCAAGCCTGTTGCGAGGTCGCGATTTGCGAGGGCCGAACCTGTTGCGAAGTCAGCGTTCCCTAGGCGCGACACCGACCAACCCGTGTTCGGGCGACCTGCAGGGCAGCGGGTTGTTGGACGCAGCAGTAGGTGCCGGAGTTTCTAGAAGGTCGgcgccgccgtcttcctcgTCGTCGCTTTCAGAGGAACCCGTTTCGTATTTTCCTTTTTCTGGCGCAAGATTAGAGCTGCATGATGATTTTGTCACCTGGGCAAGAATTGTGCACGTAGTATATTGTAAATCTCCCAAGCCTTCCTCGTGGATAAGGATGCAGGCGGGCCCATCTGCAGTCGCTGCAGGGCCACCCGCATCACATGCAAGCACTAATTAATCGTTCTGCAGGAGCCCGCTAACGTATGCAGGAACGTGCGATCTCATTCGTCTAATAAGCTTGAACGataaaattttacaaaggattAAACTGGCAAAGCAAAAGCCTATATTAACCCAAAATATAGGCTAATATCTCTGTTGATCTCCTGACCAAACCCATAGGAGAGAGTTACAACACTAACCATAACCATTGTTTTTGGATTCATATATGTGATGGTATATTAAATTAAATACAAGCAGTAATATAGTCATATTTGAATGTTTGAACCTCATGATAAATGTTATTGTACTTGCAGGAGGGAGTCCATGCTGCTTTTGTTTATAAATAAACAAATTTTTTCTCCCTAAAGCATAGTTTGCAGCAGTATTTTGGATAATATAGGCTTTTGCTTTGCCAGTTCAATCCCTTGTAAAGTTTTATCCTTCAAATTTATTAGACGAATAAGATGTAGATATGCATCAGCTCTTCGGCGTCCGCACGCCTGCTTGATTTATACTGTAAAAATCCGACAGGAGATCGCAGGTTGCTGGCTTGCAGGTGATGCGGGTGGCGCTTCAGGCGTCTGCAGACGGGCCCGCCTGCATCCTTACTCGTGGAGTTGTGGTGTGGGGGGAAGAGATGGAAAATACAAAAGAGAGCAGTTTGTGGAAGCCGCATATGCTGCTCTTCGCCCGCGTGCGTTGGGGCCCGAGAGGTATCGGCGCGGAGGAGAATCGGATGCTCCTGGTATCTGCTGCGAACTTGTGGATACCAGGTTTTTCAGAGGGAGTCCTTTAAAAAAATGGTTTTTCAGAGAGAGCACGGTCTCGGGCTTATTCTTCCTACTTGGTGGGCTTGGAATATTACAGAATAATTGGGCAGCCCATTGGGTTTTCTGTGGCCCAGTTCTTCCCTGGGCCAGAAAGCTATTGCACTTTTGTCGGGCCATAATTCGGTCCGCTTTGGAGGAACATTGATTGAAAGCTGAAGCTACAAAGTAGAGAGGCCCAAGAAAGAATTACGAATGACAAATCCAAGtgcatcttttttttttaagcTCCCGATGAAGAAGGCAGGCATCGATCGAACACAAATGTCGCAGAAAAACTCACTCACACGGACACACGGTGCTATGCAGACGCAACCACCACGCAAACCGCCCAAACCAACTCCGCAAGGGAACACCAACCGTGTCACATCAATGGTGAACGCCGATCCAGACCGACCGGCCGGCCAAACAAACGCCTACAAGAACGCCTTGCGCAGCGCGACGGCGGATGCGACGGCGACCCCGTAGAGGAGGATGAAGATGCCCGTGACGTTGATGAGCTTCATCTCGGCGGCGGATGCGGCGCCGGCGCTCTTCTCCACGAGCCCCGTCTGAGCCGCGCACACGGCCAGCATGAAGATGGCCAGCCCGGCCATGACGTGCGCGGGGGCCGCCGCGGCGCGGGTGTGCTCGTGCGCCGCGGGCAGCCAGAAGGTGACGAAGCCGAAGAGCCACTGCAGGCCGAAGAGCGCGATGGCGGTGATGCCCAGCCACGAGTGGAGGCTCATCAGGTCCGGCACCACGGCCGCGTCGTGGAACTTGAACGCCGCGTACACGCCGAAGATGCCCAGGATGAGGCCCACCAGGTGGATCATCATGTGCGCCATCTTCTGCGTCCGGTGGTCCATCGGGATCGTCGAGTACGCCAGGATGGCTGCGAAGTTTATTTGAACTCTCATTATATTTTTCAGCACAAAACCACGCAGAAGAATCACGGTCCCTTGCTTTCAATCTTCATCGTTGCAAAACATTCATGGTACAGTTGCAACACTAATCGATCCAACTTTGGCAGGAAAACGTAGCGATCAGAGTGGTCATCATCGGAAAAATCCGATGCATAAGACAGGCACCAAACACACTGATTGTCACTTAACGAGGAGCTGCTCCAGTGCTTTTGCAGCCACCAAAccaaacacccccccccccctcttacTAGCTGCCTACCATCTTTCGGTCTAAAGCGCAGTGAACCAGTGATCACCTTCCTCTTCGCACTAAAAACCAAAGGGAATGGTGTCCCATTTCGACAAGGACGAGTGGACAACTACTGCATGTTGTCATTTCAGACTTCAGGGGCTAGCTTTTGGCAGTGATTCTGCTGAGCCGTCACATCGAACAAACAGACATATATATAGTCTCTCTAAAGTTTCATTCTAGAGGATAATTCGTATCCGCAATACTCATATCATGTGATCTGGAGCAATTTTATCAGGTTGGAGTTGGACATACCTTCTCCAATAAGAAGAATGAACCCCCAGGACATCACAAACGGATGAACCTGCAAAAAGAGTGCACCAGAAGATTAAAGGCAAATTTAGGTAACAATTCGTGAACAATCCAGGATCATACAAATCCAGAAACTAGTACAACTATACCCATTGCGATTGTCAAGGAATTTTTTCTTGTGAGAATGAATAATCTTGCGTCCGATTAATTGGAAGACGACGATCGACACCAACTCGTATCAAGAACAGAACAAGGGGAACGCGAAGAGAAGAAATCATAGACGTACATTGAAGATCTGCTCGGGGTCCTCGGACTGTATGTTGATGCCGCCCCGGTAGTGCAGCAGCCAGACGAGCATGAGCACGGCGGTGGCCAGGAACAGCACGTGCGCGAGCATGGCCACCCGCGAGGCCATGATGGAGTGGTGGTGGCTCCCGATGATCCCGTGCGCCATggctagccgccgccgccgcctgcggcaACCTCGCTCGCTGTCTagctctccgccgccggcaaAGAAGAAGACACAATGGAGTCGCGGctcgcgagcggaggcgcgagGAGGCGGGTGAGAGGAGCAGCAGTTGGAGGGTTAGCTTGACCGGTGGTTGCATGGGAGCGCCGGGGTTTTAACGACCCCGCGCGGCCGGCCTGCCTGGCCCGGGAATCTGAGGTTACACAGGGGAGGTGGTCTTGGGTTTGGTATATTACCGAGCCGGGTGTTTAAGCAAGGCATCGGCCTCTACAGACAACAGGCTGTTGGCTTTGCGAGTGAGCAAGTAATCTCGGAGAATGTTCAGACCCTTACACTCGGCCAGAACATTACTGGGACATGGACCGGCCCGGCTGAGGAAGGAAAGTGATGGAAAGTGTCGATATATTCAGTTCCTTTTGGAATTTGGCCC from Panicum hallii strain FIL2 chromosome 9, PHallii_v3.1, whole genome shotgun sequence includes:
- the LOC112876397 gene encoding probable transmembrane ascorbate ferrireductase 3 — its product is MAHGIIGSHHHSIMASRVAMLAHVLFLATAVLMLVWLLHYRGGINIQSEDPEQIFNVHPFVMSWGFILLIGEAILAYSTIPMDHRTQKMAHMMIHLVGLILGIFGVYAAFKFHDAAVVPDLMSLHSWLGITAIALFGLQWLFGFVTFWLPAAHEHTRAAAAPAHVMAGLAIFMLAVCAAQTGLVEKSAGAASAAEMKLINVTGIFILLYGVAVASAVALRKAFL